From a region of the Synechococcus sp. PCC 7502 genome:
- a CDS encoding urea amidolyase associated protein UAAP2, with the protein MLATSIELKALDPKEAIYDQVLPARRPWMQLIKKGQTLRIVDLGGNQAVDVLIYNAADTSDRYSAPDTIRNQGNIFITTGTKLYSSDGNVLMTVLNDTCGKHDTSGGACSRESNSVRYGLDKKWLHACVENYLYALKDYGMGKQDLVSNINFFMNVPVSEDGTLEIVDGISDPGSTVDLRAEMDVLFLISNCPQINNPCNAYNPTPIQLLIWDADS; encoded by the coding sequence ATGTTAGCTACATCAATTGAACTTAAAGCACTCGATCCCAAAGAAGCGATTTATGATCAGGTGCTACCCGCCCGTCGTCCGTGGATGCAATTAATTAAAAAAGGTCAAACCTTGAGAATAGTTGATTTAGGTGGAAATCAGGCAGTGGATGTATTGATTTATAATGCGGCGGATACCAGCGATCGCTATAGTGCGCCTGATACAATTAGAAATCAAGGCAATATTTTTATCACAACAGGGACAAAGCTCTATTCCAGTGATGGCAATGTTCTAATGACAGTTCTGAATGATACTTGCGGTAAGCATGACACATCTGGTGGGGCTTGCAGTCGGGAGAGTAATTCCGTGCGGTATGGATTGGATAAGAAGTGGCTTCATGCCTGTGTGGAGAACTATCTTTATGCTCTGAAGGATTATGGCATGGGGAAACAGGATCTGGTCAGTAACATCAATTTCTTTATGAATGTTCCTGTCAGTGAAGATGGCACTTTAGAGATTGTGGATGGAATTTCTGATCCTGGTAGCACTGTCGATCTGCGGGCTGAGATGGATGTACTATTCCTGATTTCTAATTGTCCTCAGATTAATAATCCTTGCAATGCCTATAATCCTACACCGATTCAATTACTGATTTGGGATGCAGATTCTTAA
- a CDS encoding urea amidolyase associated protein UAAP1: MLTKPLFDLNTDLDPALVIWDEVIPGGTYWSRIIKKGTTLRIAAPEGSRGISFLCYNADNVIERYNAADTAKIQFNAFLKKGKLLYSDMGRVLFSITEDTCRHHDTLSGCSNVATNSAKYGEDSFYRSSRDNFLLALAKRNMGKRDIMPNVNWFAHVAVDGNGNLIWAEKVAQAGDFIDLRAEMNVLAVLSNTPHVLDPNPVYDPSPIKVTVWNSPEPMSDDLCRTSCPEAVRGFQNTDAYFAELSILSR; encoded by the coding sequence ATGCTGACAAAGCCACTATTTGATCTTAATACTGACCTAGATCCCGCCTTAGTTATTTGGGATGAAGTAATTCCTGGAGGAACATACTGGTCAAGAATTATTAAAAAGGGAACTACATTGCGAATAGCTGCTCCCGAAGGTTCTAGGGGTATTTCCTTTCTTTGTTACAATGCTGACAACGTAATTGAACGCTACAATGCCGCCGATACCGCCAAGATTCAATTTAATGCGTTTCTAAAAAAAGGAAAGCTCTTATATTCTGATATGGGAAGAGTTTTGTTCTCGATTACAGAAGATACCTGCCGTCATCACGATACCTTGTCAGGCTGTAGTAATGTTGCTACGAATTCTGCTAAGTATGGTGAAGATAGTTTTTATCGCAGTTCCCGTGATAATTTTTTACTGGCATTAGCAAAGCGGAATATGGGCAAGCGAGATATTATGCCCAATGTAAATTGGTTTGCCCATGTAGCTGTGGATGGTAATGGTAACTTGATCTGGGCGGAGAAAGTAGCGCAGGCGGGTGATTTTATTGACTTGAGGGCTGAGATGAATGTATTAGCAGTGCTTTCTAATACGCCCCATGTACTTGACCCTAATCCTGTTTACGATCCAAGTCCCATTAAAGTTACGGTTTGGAATTCCCCTGAGCCTATGAGTGACGATCTTTGTCGAACCAGTTGTCCAGAAGCAGTACGAGGCTTCCAAAATACTGATGCTTATTTTGCCGAGTTATCAATCCTATCCCGTTAA
- a CDS encoding ABC transporter substrate-binding protein, with protein MKLRSLLSSLLLFIATLTLTISCTNPATNVETKPPVASTPDKVQVRLGFSAWPGWFPWQVSQEQDIFKQNNVDVDLKWFDGYLESISTLTAGQIDANSQTLGDTVSSVAGGADQVIVLTNDNSTGNDKIIVRKGINSIADLKGKKVAAEEGTVDHFLLLLGLQKSGLTPKDIEFVPLETGKAATAFVGGQVDAVAVFAPFTTQALKLAGSKELFSSKDFPGSISDHLVFTRKFVDAHPDQVQAMVDSWFATLDYIKANPAKANEILAKRAGVSLDEYKQYADGTKIFTIEENLKAFEDGKDRTSLKFAAREMSKFLFDIGLAKSTPDVDKLFDDRFVKAYAQKAKKA; from the coding sequence ATGAAATTGCGATCGCTCCTTTCCTCTCTTCTCCTGTTCATTGCCACCCTAACGCTGACAATTAGTTGTACCAACCCCGCAACTAATGTGGAAACCAAACCTCCCGTAGCATCAACTCCAGATAAAGTGCAGGTTCGTCTGGGATTTAGTGCTTGGCCCGGCTGGTTCCCGTGGCAGGTTAGCCAAGAACAAGATATATTTAAACAAAATAATGTAGATGTCGATTTGAAATGGTTTGACGGTTATTTAGAATCCATAAGTACATTAACCGCAGGACAAATTGATGCCAATAGCCAGACTCTAGGAGATACGGTTAGCTCAGTTGCTGGTGGTGCTGATCAGGTAATTGTTTTAACCAATGATAACTCTACGGGTAACGATAAAATTATTGTGCGTAAGGGTATTAATTCCATCGCCGATCTAAAAGGTAAAAAAGTTGCAGCGGAAGAAGGAACAGTTGATCACTTTCTGCTTTTACTAGGACTCCAAAAATCTGGCTTAACTCCTAAGGATATTGAATTTGTACCTTTAGAAACTGGTAAAGCTGCAACAGCCTTTGTGGGTGGTCAAGTCGATGCAGTGGCTGTATTTGCCCCCTTCACTACTCAAGCTCTAAAACTAGCGGGTAGTAAGGAGCTATTTAGCTCTAAGGATTTTCCAGGTTCAATTTCCGATCACTTGGTATTCACGCGTAAATTTGTGGATGCCCATCCTGATCAAGTACAAGCAATGGTAGATTCTTGGTTTGCAACTTTGGACTATATCAAAGCTAATCCTGCTAAAGCTAATGAAATTTTAGCTAAACGGGCAGGCGTATCTCTGGATGAATATAAACAGTATGCTGATGGTACCAAGATTTTTACAATTGAAGAAAATCTAAAGGCATTTGAAGATGGCAAAGATCGAACTTCTTTGAAATTTGCGGCAAGAGAGATGAGTAAGTTTCTATTTGATATTGGTTTAGCTAAATCAACCCCAGATGTAGATAAATTATTTGACGATCGCTTTGTCAAGGCATACGCTCAAAAAGCCAAGAAGGCTTAA
- a CDS encoding ABC transporter permease translates to MNESHEEQRSIREFIRPQKVNSSVFWQIAEDIPPRLKMVFTITSIALPFLLWCGVSIFGQIDSKFLPSPWQVFIAFGRLWNSGELQKDTIASLWRVGVGALLVALFSIPIGVLMGSFASIRALLEPLFGLVRYMPAPAFIPLLILYLGIGEEPKIMLIFIGVFFFNSLMVMDTVKFVPKELIESTYILGGNRTSTLFQVIFPYVTPGILDACRINLAAAWQLVIVSELIAATEGLGRRISVAGRFLKTDEIFVGLIVIGVIGLSFDLFFQAMIRFSCQWASQKR, encoded by the coding sequence ATGAATGAAAGCCATGAGGAGCAGAGATCAATTAGGGAGTTTATCCGACCCCAAAAAGTTAACTCCAGTGTGTTTTGGCAAATTGCTGAAGATATCCCCCCCCGTTTAAAGATGGTTTTCACCATTACTTCCATTGCTCTTCCTTTTTTGTTATGGTGTGGAGTTAGCATCTTTGGACAGATTGATAGTAAGTTTTTACCTTCTCCTTGGCAAGTATTCATAGCATTTGGAAGACTGTGGAATAGTGGAGAACTGCAAAAAGATACAATCGCTAGTCTATGGCGGGTAGGAGTTGGTGCCTTATTAGTAGCCCTATTTTCGATTCCAATTGGGGTTTTGATGGGGAGTTTTGCTAGTATTCGTGCCTTGCTAGAACCTCTATTCGGATTGGTGCGGTATATGCCTGCTCCCGCCTTTATTCCGTTACTAATTCTCTATTTAGGAATTGGCGAAGAACCTAAAATTATGCTGATTTTTATTGGCGTATTTTTCTTTAATTCTTTAATGGTGATGGATACAGTTAAATTTGTACCAAAGGAATTAATTGAATCGACTTATATTCTTGGTGGGAACCGAACTTCAACCCTATTTCAAGTAATATTTCCCTATGTGACCCCAGGAATTCTAGATGCCTGTAGAATTAACTTAGCCGCCGCTTGGCAGTTAGTAATTGTGTCTGAGTTAATTGCCGCCACTGAGGGACTAGGACGAAGAATTAGCGTGGCAGGTAGATTTCTTAAAACCGATGAAATTTTTGTGGGATTGATTGTAATTGGCGTGATTGGTCTATCCTTTGACTTGTTTTTTCAAGCCATGATTCGCTTTTCCTGTCAGTGGGCAAGCCAAAAACGCTAG
- a CDS encoding ABC transporter ATP-binding protein: protein MYLQIKNLYKSFPIKSGELLVLKDINMTISQGEYICAVGASGSGKSTLLRQIAGLDRPTTGEVRIDGQLITAPGHDRGMIFQHYTLYPWMSVLENTEFGLKLLGVPKKLRREQASYYLSVVGLTNFAQALPKQLSGGMKQRVAIARALASEPKVLLMDEPFGALDIHTKESMHEFMIDLWQRTNITIFMITHDVEEAVFLANRIYALGSRPGTVRKEITVELPDRSFAVKRHPIFHDYRDELMELLRQHGKEAM from the coding sequence ATGTATTTGCAAATAAAAAATCTCTATAAAAGTTTTCCAATTAAGTCGGGAGAATTATTAGTCCTCAAAGATATAAACATGACGATCTCCCAAGGTGAATATATTTGTGCTGTGGGAGCATCTGGATCTGGCAAATCCACACTGTTACGTCAAATTGCTGGACTAGACCGTCCGACTACTGGGGAAGTCAGAATTGATGGTCAGCTAATTACTGCACCTGGACATGATCGCGGCATGATTTTTCAGCACTATACCCTTTATCCTTGGATGTCGGTTTTAGAAAATACAGAATTTGGACTGAAGTTATTAGGTGTGCCTAAGAAATTACGCCGTGAGCAAGCTAGTTACTATTTAAGTGTGGTCGGATTAACCAATTTTGCCCAAGCTTTACCGAAACAATTATCTGGTGGCATGAAACAACGAGTAGCGATCGCCCGTGCCTTAGCCTCGGAACCCAAGGTATTACTAATGGATGAACCTTTCGGGGCATTGGATATTCACACAAAAGAATCTATGCATGAGTTCATGATTGATCTCTGGCAACGTACTAACATTACAATTTTTATGATTACCCATGATGTGGAAGAGGCAGTATTTTTGGCAAATCGCATCTATGCCCTTGGCTCTCGTCCGGGTACTGTCCGCAAAGAAATTACAGTGGAATTGCCTGATCGCAGCTTTGCCGTTAAGCGTCATCCGATCTTTCACGATTACCGTGATGAATTAATGGAACTACTGCGTCAGCATGGTAAAGAAGCGATGTAG
- the fba gene encoding class II fructose-bisphosphate aldolase (catalyzes the reversible aldol condensation of dihydroxyacetonephosphate and glyceraldehyde 3-phosphate in the Calvin cycle, glycolysis, and/or gluconeogenesis), whose amino-acid sequence MALVPLRLLLDHAAENGYGIPAYNVNNMEQIQAIMQAAAETDSPVILQASRGARKYAGEYFLKHLILAAVETYPNIPIAMHQDHGNGPATCFSAIRHGFTSVMMDGSLKEDAKTPSSYEYNVEVTRSVVEVAHAVGVSVEGELGCLGSLETGKGDKEDGHGFEGTLSHDQLLTDPDEAVDFVNQTGVDALAVAIGTSHGAYKFSRKPTGEILAMDRIAEIHRRLPNTHLVMHGSSSVPEDLLELINQYGGEIPETYGVPVEEIQKGIKNGVRKVNIDTDCRLAITAAVREALFTAPAEFDPRHFLKPSIKYMQKVCADRYNQFGTAGNASKIKAVSLDEFAAKYAKGIYAAPVRVAVSV is encoded by the coding sequence ATGGCACTCGTCCCATTACGTCTTTTGTTGGATCATGCCGCCGAAAATGGTTATGGCATCCCAGCATACAACGTTAACAACATGGAGCAAATCCAAGCCATCATGCAAGCCGCAGCCGAAACTGATAGTCCAGTCATTTTGCAAGCTTCCCGTGGTGCCCGTAAATATGCAGGTGAATACTTTCTTAAGCATTTAATTCTAGCAGCAGTAGAAACCTACCCGAATATTCCTATTGCTATGCATCAAGATCATGGTAATGGACCTGCAACTTGCTTCTCGGCAATTCGTCATGGGTTTACCAGTGTGATGATGGATGGCTCATTAAAAGAAGATGCTAAAACTCCATCTAGCTATGAGTATAACGTGGAAGTAACCCGTTCTGTGGTTGAAGTGGCACATGCTGTAGGTGTTAGCGTTGAAGGCGAATTAGGTTGTCTTGGCTCCTTAGAAACTGGCAAGGGTGATAAGGAAGATGGACATGGTTTTGAAGGCACACTTTCCCATGATCAACTGTTAACCGATCCCGATGAAGCTGTCGATTTCGTTAATCAAACTGGAGTGGATGCTCTGGCGGTGGCGATTGGTACTAGTCATGGTGCCTACAAGTTTAGCCGCAAGCCCACAGGCGAAATCTTGGCTATGGATCGCATTGCTGAAATTCACCGCCGCTTGCCCAATACTCACTTAGTAATGCATGGTTCTTCCTCTGTGCCTGAAGATTTACTAGAATTAATTAACCAGTACGGTGGCGAAATTCCTGAAACCTATGGTGTACCTGTGGAAGAAATCCAAAAAGGCATTAAAAATGGGGTACGCAAAGTTAATATTGATACCGACTGCCGTTTAGCAATTACTGCGGCTGTGCGTGAGGCATTGTTTACTGCTCCTGCGGAGTTTGATCCTCGTCACTTCCTGAAGCCATCTATTAAGTATATGCAGAAAGTTTGCGCCGATCGCTATAACCAATTTGGTACTGCCGGTAATGCCAGCAAGATTAAGGCTGTATCCTTAGATGAATTTGCAGCTAAGTATGCTAAAGGTATTTATGCTGCTCCTGTGCGTGTAGCTGTATCTGTGTAA